A genomic region of Micromonospora sp. NBC_01796 contains the following coding sequences:
- a CDS encoding coiled-coil domain-containing protein: MPRRTARIRRRASGTLAALLAAVVVATGTPAAAAPTARSLGYGPLALAPSSPGDEGGSKNLRDTLEAVSKGHIEAKAKLDNSVKRQAALTAELAKVEVRLTELNAVVAEVAVESYRLGRLSAVATLLNSASPEAFLERAAGLEVMAQRDDKQLRALTEAREEATRAKAAIDNEVREQQKQLAVIAKRKTDAERALAAVGGKSSTGFVAANSPAAKPAPKNSDGSWPKESCTINDPTTTGCITPRTLHAMNQAQAAGYKRYVSCHRPSGGGEHPKGRACDFASATSGFKDADATGGDRTYGNNLAAYYVKNASSLGVLYVIWYRQIWMPGTGWRSYSGGGSPAGDHTNHVHLSMV, translated from the coding sequence GTGCCTCGCAGGACGGCCAGAATCCGGCGCCGCGCGTCGGGAACGCTCGCGGCACTGCTCGCCGCCGTGGTGGTCGCTACTGGAACTCCCGCCGCCGCGGCCCCCACCGCCCGATCCCTCGGTTACGGACCGCTCGCGCTCGCGCCCAGCAGCCCCGGTGACGAGGGCGGCAGCAAGAACCTGCGCGACACGCTCGAAGCCGTCTCCAAGGGACACATCGAGGCGAAGGCCAAACTCGACAATTCGGTCAAGCGTCAGGCCGCGCTCACCGCCGAACTGGCCAAGGTCGAGGTCCGGCTGACCGAGCTGAACGCGGTGGTCGCCGAGGTCGCCGTGGAGTCCTACCGGCTCGGCCGGCTCAGCGCCGTCGCCACCCTGCTCAACAGTGCCTCGCCCGAGGCGTTCCTGGAGCGGGCCGCCGGGCTGGAGGTGATGGCCCAGCGCGACGACAAGCAGCTCCGGGCGCTCACCGAGGCGCGCGAGGAGGCGACCCGGGCCAAGGCCGCGATCGACAACGAGGTACGGGAGCAGCAGAAACAGCTCGCCGTGATCGCCAAGCGGAAGACCGACGCCGAACGCGCCCTCGCTGCCGTCGGGGGCAAGTCCAGCACCGGTTTCGTCGCCGCCAACTCGCCCGCGGCCAAGCCGGCGCCGAAGAACTCCGACGGCTCCTGGCCGAAGGAGTCCTGCACCATCAACGACCCCACCACCACCGGCTGCATCACCCCCCGGACCCTGCACGCGATGAACCAGGCGCAGGCCGCCGGCTACAAGCGCTACGTCTCCTGCCACCGTCCCAGCGGTGGCGGTGAACACCCCAAGGGACGCGCCTGCGACTTCGCCTCCGCGACCAGCGGCTTCAAGGACGCCGACGCGACCGGCGGCGACCGCACGTACGGCAACAACCTGGCCGCGTACTACGTCAAGAACGCCAGCTCCCTCGGTGTGCTCTACGTGATCTGGTACCGACAGATCTGGATGCCCGGCACCGGGTGGCGGTCCTACAGCGGCGGCGGCAGCCCGGCCGGCGACCACACGAACCATGTTCATCTCTCGATGGTTTGA
- a CDS encoding low temperature requirement protein A — translation MDTDQRSDLLRDLGQPKGVTYIELFFDLVFVFTLFRLSQTLMAHLDWVGAFQTLILLMAVWWVWSYTNLLTDTLDSRLIRLQFLITATMFGILVTSTAIPEAFEERGLLFAIAYVAINLGRSSILAFALRHHHLGRRPLRGAVWFAVSAVPWFAGAMVEDAGRLALWSLALAIDYVAALVGWPVPGLGRTSSAEWNLADEHMAERYRLFVIIALGETVAITGRTFHDSDFSLHRGTAFTLSFCITVSLYWIYFHRTREKLGPAFSGASDPADGNEPRSRSKEAALAHLIMVMGVVGITVADELVIRHPTGSAPASWVAAMLGGPALFLAGHALLGRQVFTRAATPRLVGLAVLIVASPAMVGLAPLASTGLAAAVLAVVVGFEIRLNGPLPGARSLPPRG, via the coding sequence ATGGACACGGATCAGCGGTCCGACCTGCTCCGCGACCTGGGCCAGCCGAAGGGCGTCACCTACATCGAGCTCTTCTTCGACCTGGTGTTCGTCTTCACCCTGTTCCGGCTCTCCCAGACGTTGATGGCCCACCTGGACTGGGTCGGCGCCTTCCAGACCCTGATCCTGCTGATGGCGGTCTGGTGGGTCTGGTCGTACACGAACCTGCTGACCGACACCCTGGACTCACGGCTGATCCGGCTCCAGTTCCTGATCACCGCCACCATGTTCGGCATCCTGGTGACCTCGACCGCCATTCCGGAGGCGTTCGAGGAGCGCGGGCTGCTGTTCGCGATCGCGTACGTGGCGATCAACCTCGGCCGCAGCTCGATCCTCGCCTTCGCCCTGCGGCATCACCACCTGGGCCGCCGGCCGCTGCGGGGAGCGGTCTGGTTCGCCGTCTCGGCGGTGCCCTGGTTCGCCGGGGCGATGGTGGAGGACGCCGGCCGGCTGGCCCTGTGGAGCCTGGCACTGGCGATCGACTACGTGGCCGCGCTCGTCGGCTGGCCGGTGCCGGGGCTGGGGCGTACGAGTTCGGCGGAATGGAACCTGGCCGACGAGCACATGGCCGAGCGCTACCGCCTCTTCGTGATCATCGCGCTCGGCGAGACCGTCGCCATCACCGGCCGTACGTTCCACGACAGCGACTTCAGCCTCCACCGGGGTACGGCGTTCACGCTGTCCTTCTGTATCACCGTGTCGCTGTACTGGATCTACTTCCACCGGACCAGGGAGAAGCTCGGCCCGGCGTTCTCCGGCGCGAGCGACCCCGCCGACGGCAACGAGCCTCGTTCGCGGAGCAAGGAGGCGGCCCTGGCCCATCTGATCATGGTCATGGGGGTGGTGGGCATCACCGTCGCCGACGAGCTGGTGATCAGGCATCCGACCGGTTCCGCCCCGGCCTCCTGGGTCGCGGCCATGCTGGGCGGACCGGCGCTCTTCCTCGCCGGTCACGCGCTGCTGGGGCGGCAGGTGTTCACCCGCGCGGCCACACCCCGGCTGGTCGGGCTGGCGGTGCTGATCGTCGCCTCCCCGGCCATGGTCGGACTCGCGCCGCTCGCCTCGACCGGGCTGGCCGCGGCCGTACTCGCGGTGGTGGTGGGCTTCGAGATCCGGCTCAACGGCCCGCTGCCGGGCGCACGCAGCCTCCCACCCAGAGGCTGA
- a CDS encoding response regulator transcription factor produces the protein MKTGPVRLLIVDDHPVVRNGLRGAFTGSDEFEVVGEAGDGTEALAQVAALRPDVVLMDLRMPRMDGVEAIRELNRTAPTVRVLVLTTFDTDSDVLPAIEAGATGYLLKDAPTDELLRAVRLAANGEAVLSPTVAGRLMGQMRRPARPGKPAQGTLSQRELQVLKLVADGATNREAASKLFISEASIKTHLLRIYDKLGVRDRAAAVGEAFRRGLFT, from the coding sequence ATGAAGACCGGACCGGTACGCCTGCTGATCGTCGACGACCATCCGGTGGTCCGCAACGGGCTGCGCGGCGCCTTCACCGGCTCGGACGAGTTCGAGGTGGTGGGCGAGGCCGGTGACGGCACGGAGGCGCTGGCGCAGGTCGCCGCGCTGCGCCCGGATGTGGTGCTGATGGACCTGCGGATGCCACGGATGGACGGTGTCGAGGCGATCCGCGAGCTCAACCGGACCGCGCCGACCGTACGGGTGCTGGTGTTGACCACGTTCGACACCGACAGCGACGTGCTGCCCGCGATCGAGGCGGGCGCCACCGGTTACCTGCTCAAGGACGCGCCCACCGACGAACTGCTCCGTGCGGTACGCCTGGCCGCCAACGGTGAGGCGGTGCTCTCCCCGACGGTGGCCGGTCGGTTGATGGGTCAGATGCGCCGGCCGGCCCGGCCCGGCAAACCCGCCCAGGGCACGCTCAGCCAGCGTGAACTCCAGGTGCTCAAGCTCGTGGCCGACGGGGCGACCAACCGGGAGGCCGCGTCGAAGCTGTTCATCAGCGAGGCCAGCATCAAGACCCACCTGCTGCGCATCTACGACAAGCTCGGCGTACGGGACCGGGCCGCCGCGGTCGGCGAGGCGTTCCGTCGGGGCCTGTTCACCTGA
- a CDS encoding fused MFS/spermidine synthase, producing the protein METTPANVPAQASVPVTPTSPPVTEAAGPRALPNGLAATLVFLASGAVLVLETVSLRLVGPYLGVTLQVTSSVIGVALGAIAYGAWLGGWLADRRDPRTLLAPALVLAGITTAITLPVVRYAGEVLRGGATAGILLLTALAVFLPAALLAAVTPLVVKLQLSDLRRTGQVVGRLSSIGTLGGITATLGTGFVLVAALPSTVIIVGLALLLGLTGLWLGWYLWRQDRTSVPGRPRVKAAVALLGLVGAGLATVSPNPCDVETAYHCASVEADADNPDGRLLVLNSAWHSYVDLADPTHLEFAYTQWIGAVADVFAPAGQRLDAVHLGGGGFTIPTYLTATRPGTVNTVFEIDGELVELGRRELGVRPGPELRAVVGDARMLVGELPDDSADLVVGDAFGHLVVPWHLATREMAADIRRVVRPGGMYVQNVIDYPPLRFIRAELATVKAEFTHVAVVAPPNAITGARGANFLIVAADTPLPIEALRTRLGALDEPVTVLDGPNLDGFIDDAIVLTDEYAPVDQLLATA; encoded by the coding sequence ATGGAGACAACACCTGCGAACGTACCCGCTCAGGCGAGCGTGCCCGTGACGCCGACGAGCCCACCCGTGACCGAAGCGGCCGGGCCCCGCGCGCTGCCGAACGGGCTCGCCGCGACACTCGTTTTCCTCGCCAGCGGCGCGGTGCTCGTACTGGAGACCGTGTCCCTGCGCCTGGTCGGCCCGTACCTCGGAGTCACCCTCCAGGTCACCAGCTCGGTGATCGGGGTGGCGCTCGGCGCCATCGCGTACGGGGCGTGGCTCGGCGGGTGGCTTGCCGACCGGCGCGACCCCCGTACGCTGCTCGCCCCGGCCCTGGTCCTCGCCGGGATCACCACCGCGATCACCCTGCCCGTCGTCCGGTACGCCGGTGAGGTGCTCCGCGGTGGCGCCACCGCCGGCATCCTGCTGCTGACCGCGCTGGCGGTGTTCCTGCCGGCAGCACTGCTCGCCGCCGTCACCCCGCTGGTGGTGAAGTTGCAGCTCAGCGATCTGCGCCGGACCGGACAGGTGGTCGGTCGGCTGTCCAGCATCGGCACCCTGGGCGGCATCACCGCCACCCTCGGCACCGGATTCGTGCTGGTCGCGGCCCTGCCGAGCACCGTCATCATCGTCGGGCTCGCGCTCCTGCTCGGACTGACCGGCCTCTGGCTCGGGTGGTACCTGTGGCGGCAGGACCGGACCTCGGTGCCGGGGCGGCCCCGGGTGAAGGCGGCGGTGGCACTGCTCGGACTGGTCGGGGCGGGACTGGCCACGGTGTCGCCGAACCCGTGCGACGTGGAGACCGCGTACCACTGCGCCAGCGTCGAGGCCGACGCCGACAACCCGGACGGCCGGCTGCTGGTGCTCAACTCGGCCTGGCACTCGTACGTCGACCTGGCCGACCCGACCCACCTGGAGTTCGCGTACACGCAGTGGATCGGTGCGGTGGCGGACGTGTTCGCGCCGGCCGGGCAGCGGCTGGACGCGGTGCACCTCGGCGGCGGCGGGTTCACCATCCCGACGTACCTGACCGCCACCCGACCGGGAACCGTCAACACGGTGTTCGAAATCGACGGTGAGCTGGTCGAGCTGGGTCGCCGCGAGTTGGGCGTACGGCCGGGCCCGGAACTGCGGGCGGTGGTCGGCGACGCCCGGATGCTGGTCGGTGAACTGCCCGACGACAGCGCCGACCTGGTCGTCGGTGACGCCTTCGGTCACCTCGTGGTGCCGTGGCACCTGGCCACCCGGGAGATGGCGGCCGATATCCGGCGCGTGGTCCGCCCCGGTGGGATGTACGTCCAGAACGTCATCGACTACCCGCCGCTGCGATTCATCCGCGCCGAACTCGCCACCGTCAAGGCCGAGTTCACCCACGTCGCGGTCGTCGCACCGCCGAACGCGATCACCGGCGCCCGGGGCGCCAACTTCCTGATCGTCGCCGCCGACACGCCGCTGCCGATCGAGGCGCTGCGCACCCGGCTCGGCGCGCTCGACGAACCGGTCACCGTGCTGGACGGGCCGAACCTGGACGGGTTCATCGACGACGCCATCGTGCTCACCGACGAGTACGCCCCGGTGGACCAGCTCCTCGCCACCGCCTGA
- a CDS encoding ABC transporter permease — protein sequence MSGLRKLTAVELKLFLREPSAYVWTVIFPVLLLVILGSIPGFRQADPELGNLRVIDLYIPIIVVMILAMMTLYITPGTITGYRQKGVLRRLSTTPIGAVRVLVAQLAVQLGFMVVTVVLTLVTAAILFGAVLPRQGFGFVLALALVAAAMLAIGLLIAALVPTASAATGIGTALFFPLMFFGGLWVPREGMPDVLVRIGDFTPLGAGVQALRDSSDGNWPSAVALAVLAAYAIAAGALAARYFRWE from the coding sequence ATGTCCGGGCTGCGCAAACTCACCGCCGTCGAACTCAAACTCTTCCTGCGCGAACCCAGCGCGTACGTCTGGACCGTGATCTTCCCGGTGCTGCTGCTGGTGATCCTCGGCAGCATCCCGGGATTCCGCCAGGCCGACCCGGAACTCGGCAACCTGCGGGTGATCGACCTCTACATACCGATCATCGTGGTGATGATCCTGGCGATGATGACGCTCTACATCACCCCGGGGACGATCACCGGGTACCGGCAGAAGGGCGTCCTGCGCCGGCTCTCCACCACCCCGATCGGCGCGGTCCGGGTGCTGGTCGCGCAGCTCGCCGTACAGCTCGGGTTCATGGTCGTGACGGTGGTGCTGACGCTCGTCACCGCCGCGATCCTGTTCGGTGCCGTACTGCCCCGGCAGGGGTTCGGCTTCGTGCTCGCACTCGCCCTCGTCGCCGCCGCGATGCTCGCGATCGGGCTGCTCATCGCCGCCCTGGTCCCCACCGCCAGTGCGGCCACCGGCATCGGCACCGCGCTCTTCTTCCCGCTGATGTTCTTCGGCGGTCTCTGGGTGCCGCGCGAGGGGATGCCGGACGTGCTGGTCCGGATCGGCGACTTCACTCCGCTCGGTGCCGGCGTGCAGGCACTGCGGGACAGCAGCGACGGGAACTGGCCGTCCGCGGTGGCGCTCGCCGTACTCGCCGCCTACGCCATCGCCGCCGGGGCACTCGCGGCGCGATACTTCCGCTGGGAATAG
- a CDS encoding sensor histidine kinase, translating into MGGTAGAGTTTPRPSTLLTASVADRPDHPARRVLVVLPYVLLGLATLLALLDPGQSARDLLTTVVLVTVTALWALFMNTLRPPPRTRPTWSVVLFMGVQTTLAGLLTGHRGIFFLFALIGFMQAYEVLPPVWGFLCVTATSILVNILPAGVPNNRDWITITVLVVLAQIFLIGWFGFLGQRFTEESEQRRQALAQLEAALAENDGLHAQLLIQAREAGVHDERQRMAHEIHDTLAQGLAGIITQLQAADRTREDPRQWQHHMDHVHALARESLAAARRSVAAVRPTELDDSHLPEAITGLATRWSRESGVPVRVETTGDPRPMLAEIEITMFRVAQEALTNIAKHARASKVGVTLSYLDDLVMLDVRDDGVGFAMADVAEPGTAPDGTGFGLRAIRQRLERVDGTLTVETAPGDGTAINASIPTTVENES; encoded by the coding sequence ATGGGCGGGACAGCCGGCGCGGGCACCACGACGCCCCGCCCCTCCACGCTGCTGACGGCCAGCGTCGCCGACCGGCCCGATCATCCCGCGCGGCGGGTCCTGGTCGTGCTGCCGTACGTCCTGCTCGGTCTGGCCACCCTGCTCGCCCTGCTCGACCCCGGGCAGTCGGCGCGGGACCTGCTCACCACCGTCGTCCTGGTCACCGTGACCGCGTTGTGGGCGCTGTTCATGAACACCCTCCGGCCGCCGCCCCGTACCCGGCCCACCTGGTCGGTGGTGCTTTTCATGGGCGTACAGACGACACTCGCCGGTCTGCTCACGGGGCACCGGGGCATCTTTTTCCTCTTCGCCCTGATCGGTTTCATGCAGGCGTACGAGGTGCTCCCGCCGGTCTGGGGTTTCCTCTGCGTCACGGCCACCTCGATCCTGGTCAACATCCTGCCGGCCGGTGTACCGAACAACCGCGACTGGATCACGATCACCGTCCTCGTGGTGCTCGCCCAGATCTTCCTGATCGGCTGGTTCGGCTTTCTGGGCCAACGGTTCACCGAAGAGAGCGAGCAACGTCGGCAGGCGTTGGCCCAACTGGAGGCCGCGCTCGCGGAGAACGACGGGCTGCACGCGCAACTGCTGATCCAGGCCCGCGAGGCCGGGGTGCACGACGAACGGCAACGGATGGCACACGAGATCCACGACACCCTGGCCCAGGGGCTCGCCGGCATCATCACCCAGTTGCAGGCCGCCGACCGTACGCGCGAGGATCCGCGGCAGTGGCAACACCACATGGATCACGTACACGCGCTGGCCCGGGAGAGCCTCGCCGCCGCCCGCCGGTCGGTGGCGGCGGTACGGCCGACCGAACTCGACGATTCGCACCTGCCCGAGGCGATCACCGGACTGGCCACCCGCTGGTCCCGTGAGTCCGGGGTGCCGGTCCGGGTCGAGACCACCGGCGACCCTCGCCCGATGCTCGCCGAGATCGAGATAACCATGTTCCGGGTGGCCCAGGAGGCACTGACCAACATCGCCAAGCACGCCCGCGCGAGCAAGGTCGGTGTGACCCTCTCCTACCTGGACGACCTCGTCATGCTGGACGTACGCGACGACGGGGTGGGCTTCGCGATGGCGGACGTCGCCGAGCCGGGCACCGCCCCCGACGGCACCGGCTTCGGGTTGCGGGCGATCCGGCAGCGGCTGGAGCGGGTCGACGGCACCCTGACCGTCGAGACCGCGCCCGGCGACGGGACCGCGATCAACGCCAGCATCCCGACGACGGTGGAGAACGAATCATGA
- a CDS encoding response regulator, whose product MTAPPDGKSPIEVLLVEDDPGDVLMTQEAFEEHKLRNRLTVVSDGAEALAYLRREGQYADATSPDLILLDLNLPRRDGREVLREIKNDEQLCRIPVVVLTTSQADEDILRSYQLHANAYVTKPVDFERFITVVRQIDEFFVSVVKLPPRG is encoded by the coding sequence ATGACGGCACCGCCGGACGGCAAGAGTCCGATCGAGGTTCTCCTGGTCGAGGATGATCCCGGCGACGTGCTCATGACGCAGGAGGCGTTCGAGGAGCACAAGCTGCGCAACCGGCTGACCGTGGTCTCCGACGGTGCGGAGGCGCTCGCCTACCTGCGGCGCGAGGGCCAGTACGCGGACGCGACGTCGCCGGACCTGATCCTGCTCGACCTCAACCTGCCCCGCCGCGACGGGCGCGAGGTGCTGCGCGAGATCAAGAACGACGAACAGCTCTGCCGGATCCCGGTGGTGGTGCTGACCACCTCCCAGGCCGACGAGGACATCCTGCGCAGCTACCAGTTGCACGCGAACGCGTACGTGACCAAGCCGGTCGACTTCGAGCGGTTCATCACGGTGGTCCGGCAGATCGACGAGTTCTTCGTCAGCGTGGTGAAGCTCCCGCCGCGGGGCTGA
- a CDS encoding glycerophosphodiester phosphodiesterase, producing MRRTLPILGLAGVLLAAVVAIPTSSSAARHSDESDQRQADKSRDAKPLVIAHRGASGYRPEHTLESYRLAIRLGADFIEPDLVSTRDGVLVARHENEISGTTNVADHPEFAGRKATKTIDGIAVTGWFTEDFTLAELKTLRAKERLPQVRPTNTAFDGTLEIPTLQEVIDLAKSESRRVGRTIGIYPETKHPTYFQSIGLALEEPLVRVLKRNGLTSRKDAVFIQSFETANLRKLSKLTDVRLAQLLDATGRPYDFTVAGDPRTYLDLVKPENLKWISTYADGIGATKNLIVPRDANGKLLAPTNVVRDAHRVGLDVHAWTFRAENQFLPTDFRLGTDPNARGDTTSEYELFFSLGLDGVFSDHPDTAVAARAALR from the coding sequence GTGCGACGTACCCTTCCCATTCTCGGCCTGGCCGGCGTACTGCTGGCGGCGGTGGTGGCGATCCCCACCTCGTCGTCCGCCGCCCGCCACAGCGACGAGTCGGACCAGCGGCAGGCGGACAAGTCCCGCGACGCGAAGCCGCTGGTGATCGCCCACCGTGGAGCCAGCGGTTACCGGCCCGAGCACACCCTGGAGTCGTACCGGTTGGCGATCCGGCTCGGCGCCGACTTCATCGAGCCCGACCTGGTCTCCACCCGGGACGGAGTGCTGGTCGCCCGGCACGAGAACGAGATCTCCGGGACCACGAACGTCGCCGACCACCCGGAGTTCGCCGGCCGCAAGGCCACCAAGACCATCGACGGGATCGCGGTCACCGGCTGGTTCACCGAGGACTTCACCCTGGCCGAGCTGAAGACGCTGCGGGCCAAGGAGCGGCTGCCGCAGGTCCGGCCGACCAACACCGCCTTCGACGGCACCCTGGAGATCCCGACCCTCCAGGAGGTCATCGACCTCGCCAAGTCGGAGAGCCGGCGGGTCGGCCGCACCATCGGCATCTACCCGGAGACCAAGCACCCCACGTACTTCCAGTCGATCGGGCTGGCCCTGGAGGAGCCGCTGGTCCGGGTGCTCAAGCGCAACGGCCTGACCAGTCGCAAGGACGCGGTGTTCATCCAGTCCTTCGAGACCGCGAACCTCCGCAAGCTGAGCAAGCTGACCGACGTACGGCTGGCCCAGCTGCTCGACGCCACCGGGCGGCCGTACGACTTCACCGTGGCCGGTGACCCGCGCACGTACCTGGATCTGGTCAAGCCGGAGAACCTGAAGTGGATCAGCACGTACGCGGACGGGATCGGCGCGACCAAGAACCTGATCGTGCCCCGCGACGCCAACGGCAAGCTGCTCGCCCCCACCAACGTCGTACGTGACGCGCACCGGGTCGGCCTGGACGTGCACGCCTGGACGTTCCGGGCGGAGAACCAGTTCCTCCCGACCGACTTCCGCCTCGGGACCGACCCGAACGCCCGGGGCGACACCACGTCCGAGTACGAGCTGTTCTTCAGCCTCGGCCTCGACGGTGTCTTCAGCGACCACCCCGACACGGCGGTAGCCGCCCGCGCCGCGCTCCGCTGA
- a CDS encoding inositol monophosphatase family protein, translating to MIEEVGALLRTVAADVILPLFGHLGRDDVSEKAPGELVTVADRRAELILAEGLLRLLPGSVVVGEEGVAAEPALLDHLHRTTPVWLVDPIDGTANYAAGREPFAVMVALIEAGVSRASWILDPISDRLLTAEAGRGTYLDGVAVRPAVDRPATALRGAVMTRFLPPAWRASVEAGAHRLGTVLPGLHCAGREYADILTGDQQFAFFWRTLPWDHAPGVMLLREAGGVARRLDGTPYDPADDRFGLLVAADERIWHTVRETLVPTL from the coding sequence ATGATCGAAGAAGTGGGGGCGTTGCTCAGGACCGTCGCGGCCGATGTCATCCTGCCGCTCTTCGGGCACCTGGGACGCGACGACGTGTCCGAGAAGGCTCCGGGCGAGCTGGTCACGGTCGCCGACCGGCGGGCCGAGCTGATCCTCGCCGAGGGACTGCTCCGGCTGCTGCCCGGCTCCGTCGTGGTCGGCGAGGAGGGCGTCGCCGCCGAGCCCGCGCTCCTGGACCACCTGCACCGTACGACCCCGGTCTGGCTGGTCGACCCGATCGACGGTACGGCCAACTACGCCGCCGGGCGGGAGCCGTTCGCGGTCATGGTGGCGCTGATCGAGGCGGGCGTGAGTCGGGCGAGTTGGATCCTCGACCCGATCTCGGACCGGCTGCTGACCGCCGAGGCGGGGCGGGGGACGTACCTCGACGGGGTGGCGGTGCGGCCGGCGGTCGACCGGCCGGCGACGGCCCTGCGCGGCGCGGTGATGACCCGGTTCCTGCCCCCGGCCTGGCGGGCCTCGGTGGAGGCCGGCGCACACCGGCTCGGTACGGTCCTGCCCGGACTGCACTGCGCCGGCCGCGAGTACGCGGACATCCTCACCGGCGACCAGCAGTTCGCGTTCTTCTGGCGCACCCTGCCGTGGGACCACGCTCCCGGGGTGATGCTGCTGCGGGAGGCGGGCGGGGTGGCGCGACGGCTCGACGGGACGCCGTACGACCCGGCCGACGACCGGTTCGGCTTGCTCGTCGCCGCCGACGAACGAATCTGGCACACGGTACGGGAAACGCTCGTTCCGACCCTGTGA
- a CDS encoding sensor histidine kinase has protein sequence MTTTRSQGRPYGWSLRRRVTALCVVVGSVLALLAVGEAVVANANRNHLDTLLTKTGPLRTDAESLPTALVNQETAVRGYAVSGDRADLAPYENGLQQEGVLIARMDALLDDQPEIRRQLHVVRDQAAQWRTDVALPIVNATASGGPTAGQALVNERGRQQFDTLRASTDRLQDLILDLRNEVAVKARKTGNTLVLLLILAAVVVILAGVALLVSLNRTVIGPVTRLAEQVRAVAQGDYQRDIEQTGPPELALLAADVDAMRRKIAADLAEVREARTRIEWVNSQLQKQAEELVRSNRDLEQFAYVASHDLQEPLRKVASFCQLLQRRYAGQLDERADQYIAFAVDGAQRMQRLINDLLAFSRIGRLTTGFVEVDLNQVMGDVAGQTEAARQYAGGELTWSDLPVVLGEEPLLTNLLANLVSNSFKFRRPDVPPKVRISARRVDNEWEISCEDNGIGIEAEFVDKIFVIFQRLHSKDAYPGTGIGLAIVKKIVEYHGGRIWVDLDAVEGTIIRFTLPVTVEAEPAELAAAPAVPEQSGGPDERSDAEATGQRPADGNDNNSSGPGGPAAGGSDGPKTGEIKEIVA, from the coding sequence ATGACCACCACGCGTTCGCAGGGGCGGCCGTACGGCTGGAGCCTGCGCCGCCGGGTCACCGCGCTCTGTGTGGTGGTGGGCTCGGTGCTGGCCCTGCTCGCCGTCGGCGAGGCAGTGGTGGCGAACGCGAACCGGAATCACCTGGACACCCTGCTGACCAAGACCGGCCCGCTGCGTACGGACGCGGAGTCGCTGCCGACCGCGCTGGTCAACCAGGAGACCGCCGTACGGGGCTACGCGGTCAGCGGTGACCGGGCGGACCTGGCGCCGTACGAGAACGGGCTCCAGCAGGAGGGCGTCCTGATCGCCCGGATGGACGCGCTGCTGGACGACCAGCCGGAGATCCGCCGGCAACTGCACGTGGTCCGGGACCAGGCGGCCCAGTGGCGTACGGACGTGGCCCTGCCGATCGTGAACGCGACCGCCAGCGGTGGCCCGACCGCCGGGCAGGCACTGGTCAACGAGCGGGGACGGCAGCAGTTCGACACCCTGCGGGCCTCGACCGACCGGTTGCAGGACCTGATCCTCGACCTGCGCAACGAGGTCGCCGTCAAGGCGCGCAAGACCGGTAACACCCTGGTCCTGCTGCTGATCCTGGCCGCGGTGGTGGTGATCCTTGCCGGGGTGGCGCTACTGGTGTCGCTGAACCGTACGGTCATTGGTCCGGTGACCCGTCTGGCCGAGCAGGTGCGCGCGGTCGCCCAGGGCGACTACCAGCGCGACATCGAGCAGACGGGTCCACCCGAGCTGGCCCTGCTCGCCGCCGACGTGGACGCGATGCGCCGCAAGATCGCCGCCGACCTGGCCGAGGTACGCGAGGCGCGTACCCGGATCGAGTGGGTCAACAGCCAGTTGCAGAAGCAGGCCGAGGAGCTGGTCCGGTCCAACCGTGACCTGGAACAGTTCGCGTACGTCGCCTCGCACGACCTCCAGGAGCCGCTGCGCAAGGTGGCGAGCTTCTGCCAGCTCCTGCAACGCCGGTACGCCGGACAGCTCGACGAGCGCGCCGACCAGTACATCGCGTTCGCGGTGGACGGCGCCCAGCGGATGCAGCGGCTGATCAACGATCTGCTCGCCTTCTCCCGGATCGGTCGGCTCACCACGGGTTTTGTCGAGGTGGACCTGAACCAGGTGATGGGCGACGTCGCCGGGCAGACCGAGGCGGCCCGCCAGTACGCCGGTGGCGAGCTGACCTGGTCCGACCTGCCGGTGGTGCTGGGCGAGGAGCCGCTGCTGACGAACCTGCTGGCGAACCTGGTCAGCAACTCGTTCAAGTTCCGCCGCCCGGACGTCCCGCCGAAGGTACGGATCTCGGCCCGCCGGGTCGACAACGAGTGGGAGATCAGCTGCGAGGACAACGGCATCGGGATCGAGGCCGAGTTCGTCGACAAGATCTTCGTGATCTTCCAGCGGTTGCACTCGAAGGACGCGTACCCGGGCACCGGGATCGGGCTGGCGATCGTGAAGAAGATCGTCGAGTACCACGGCGGGCGGATCTGGGTGGACCTCGACGCCGTCGAGGGGACCATCATCCGGTTCACCCTGCCGGTGACCGTGGAAGCCGAGCCGGCGGAGCTGGCCGCCGCGCCGGCCGTACCGGAGCAGTCCGGTGGCCCGGACGAGCGGTCGGACGCGGAAGCGACCGGGCAGCGGCCTGCCGACGGGAACGACAACAATTCGAGTGGGCCGGGTGGCCCGGCGGCCGGTGGGTCGGACGGACCGAAGACCGGCGAGATAAAGGAGATCGTGGCATGA